A part of Aquibium oceanicum genomic DNA contains:
- a CDS encoding carboxymuconolactone decarboxylase family protein has product MYERKHNWREVIKTIDPELETRISGYTGYALGTESEIPRKYKELILMACSAAIRYGSSTRTHGSEAMYHGATDKEVVEALALASLTAGFTAFIDGIEALGDQLTVDEKK; this is encoded by the coding sequence ATGTACGAACGCAAGCACAACTGGCGCGAGGTCATCAAGACGATCGACCCCGAACTCGAAACGCGAATCAGCGGCTACACCGGCTATGCGCTCGGGACGGAGTCGGAAATCCCGCGCAAGTACAAGGAGTTGATCCTGATGGCCTGCTCGGCGGCCATTCGCTACGGCTCCTCCACCCGTACGCATGGCAGCGAGGCGATGTACCACGGCGCCACCGACAAGGAGGTCGTGGAGGCGCTCGCGCTCGCATCGCTCACCGCCGGCTTCACCGCCTTCATCGACGGCATCGAAGCGCTCGGGGACCAGCTCACCGTGGACGAGAAGAAGTGA
- the dctP gene encoding TRAP transporter substrate-binding protein DctP has product MTKMKMLFAGLLAGTAATMTFAAPALAAEYDLQFASYIGKGAAQSRAQEWWAQEVEKRTDGRVHVEFFYQGSLLPATDILQGVADGRASLGYVANAYHPAELPLSSVVGVPFMTSNAEAQMLTFTELYERNEAFRDEWESKGVHVMFFNPLSENIVGMRENDTTLEGMKGKSIRGLGYVNQVLQAIGANPVAIAAPEIYEALLRGTLDGYSGFAFEVVPALKLHEVAPYTFATGTGNYVFAATPITKSLWDGMPDDLKSIINEVNAEYTSKVIEILTQTEDEVCRTIKESGGSVSVLSPEETETIREAVGDSIEKKWIEEASARGAPAAEFLEDYKATLAKHEAEATYVSGVKRCADAN; this is encoded by the coding sequence ATGACCAAAATGAAGATGTTGTTCGCCGGCCTGCTTGCCGGAACCGCGGCGACGATGACGTTTGCCGCTCCAGCTCTGGCGGCGGAATACGATCTCCAGTTCGCGAGCTACATCGGCAAGGGTGCGGCGCAGAGCCGTGCACAGGAATGGTGGGCGCAGGAGGTCGAAAAGCGCACAGACGGCCGTGTCCACGTCGAGTTCTTCTACCAAGGCTCCCTGCTGCCGGCGACCGACATCCTGCAGGGGGTCGCCGACGGCCGCGCCAGCCTCGGCTACGTCGCCAACGCCTACCACCCCGCCGAACTGCCGCTCTCGAGCGTCGTCGGCGTGCCGTTCATGACGTCGAACGCCGAAGCCCAGATGCTGACGTTCACCGAACTCTACGAGCGCAACGAGGCATTCCGCGACGAGTGGGAGAGCAAGGGCGTCCACGTGATGTTCTTCAATCCGCTGTCGGAGAACATCGTCGGCATGCGCGAGAACGATACCACGCTGGAAGGCATGAAGGGCAAGTCGATCCGCGGCCTCGGCTACGTCAACCAGGTTCTCCAGGCGATCGGCGCCAACCCGGTGGCGATCGCCGCGCCCGAGATCTACGAGGCGCTGCTGCGCGGCACGCTGGACGGCTATTCCGGCTTCGCCTTCGAGGTCGTTCCGGCCCTGAAACTGCACGAGGTGGCGCCGTACACGTTCGCCACCGGGACCGGCAACTACGTCTTCGCGGCGACGCCAATCACCAAGTCGCTCTGGGACGGGATGCCGGACGACCTGAAATCGATCATCAACGAAGTGAACGCGGAATACACCTCCAAGGTGATCGAGATCCTGACGCAGACCGAGGACGAGGTGTGCCGGACGATCAAGGAGTCGGGCGGGTCCGTCTCCGTGCTCTCGCCGGAAGAAACCGAAACCATTCGTGAGGCGGTCGGCGACAGCATCGAGAAGAAGTGGATCGAGGAGGCGTCCGCGCGCGGCGCGCCCGCGGCCGAATTCCTCGAAGACTACAAGGCCACGCTGGCCAAGCACGAAGCCGAGGCGACCTACGTCTCGGGCGTGAAACGCTGCGCCGACGCGAACTAG
- a CDS encoding flavin-dependent oxidoreductase, whose protein sequence is MSELPVLIAGGGIGGLAMALTLHQIGVPCVVFESVRELRPLGVGINLQPNAVREFQDLGIGEGDLDRIGLPAREWALVGLNGNDIYSEPRGLLAGYGWPQYAVHRGLLQMMLYDKVIERLGPGAVRLGSRVTGYRNEPDGTVTALIETSGGGVEEQKCALVVGADGLHSAVRAQMHPGQPPIRWGGAVMWRGTSPGVPIRSGASFVGLGTHRHRLVFYPISPPDARTGLATINWIAEVTVDNSDGWKETGWFKPVEIDDFVHHFEGWTYDWLDVPALLRGAEMAYENPMIDRDPIPTWQDGRVILIGDAAHPMYPTGSNGASQAIMDARLLGASFVEHGLTPQALRAYDERHCGPVSQIVLRNRGAGPFGLLNMVDERCGGKFESIDDVIPAEERAAFMAGYKSAAGFAIEKLNAAPPTIPPGARVEAKVDA, encoded by the coding sequence ATGTCCGAACTACCTGTCCTGATCGCCGGCGGCGGCATCGGCGGTCTCGCCATGGCGCTGACGCTGCACCAGATCGGCGTGCCGTGCGTCGTGTTCGAATCCGTCCGCGAACTTCGCCCGCTCGGCGTCGGCATCAACCTCCAGCCGAATGCTGTGCGCGAATTCCAGGATCTCGGCATCGGCGAGGGCGACCTCGACCGGATCGGCCTGCCGGCGCGCGAATGGGCACTCGTCGGCCTGAACGGCAACGACATCTATTCCGAACCGCGCGGGCTGCTCGCAGGCTACGGCTGGCCGCAATACGCCGTGCATCGCGGCCTTCTTCAGATGATGCTCTACGACAAGGTGATCGAGCGCCTCGGGCCCGGCGCGGTGCGGCTCGGGAGCCGCGTGACCGGCTACCGCAACGAGCCCGACGGGACGGTGACGGCCCTGATCGAGACGTCCGGCGGTGGCGTCGAAGAGCAGAAGTGCGCTCTGGTTGTCGGCGCCGACGGCCTGCATTCGGCGGTGCGGGCACAGATGCATCCCGGCCAGCCCCCGATACGCTGGGGCGGCGCGGTGATGTGGCGCGGCACCAGCCCAGGCGTACCCATCCGCTCCGGCGCTTCCTTCGTCGGCCTCGGCACCCACCGCCACCGGCTGGTCTTCTACCCGATCTCCCCGCCCGACGCGCGGACCGGCCTCGCCACCATCAACTGGATCGCCGAGGTGACGGTCGACAATTCCGACGGATGGAAAGAGACCGGCTGGTTCAAGCCCGTCGAGATCGACGATTTCGTCCACCATTTCGAGGGCTGGACCTACGACTGGCTGGACGTGCCGGCGCTGCTGCGCGGCGCCGAGATGGCATACGAGAACCCGATGATCGACCGCGACCCGATCCCCACATGGCAGGACGGCCGCGTCATCCTGATCGGCGACGCCGCCCATCCGATGTATCCAACCGGCTCCAACGGCGCGAGCCAGGCCATCATGGATGCGCGGCTCCTGGGCGCTTCCTTCGTGGAGCACGGTCTCACGCCGCAGGCACTGCGCGCCTATGACGAGCGCCATTGCGGCCCGGTCTCGCAGATCGTGCTGCGCAACCGCGGCGCAGGCCCCTTCGGCCTCCTCAACATGGTGGACGAGCGCTGCGGCGGCAAATTCGAGAGTATCGACGACGTCATCCCGGCCGAGGAACGCGCCGCCTTCATGGCCGGCTACAAATCCGCCGCCGGCTTCGCGATCGAAAAACTCAACGCCGCCCCCCCGACCATTCCTCCCGGCGCGCGCGTCGAGGCAAAGGTCGACGCATAG
- a CDS encoding CoA-transferase produces the protein MSARPMDREALRAMFAEPADGHFGRSKVMPLDDAIRAHVEPGMMLHFAYSEGRPMAASNALVRVFAGRDPGFTIVSAGLVANQASLVTERIAKRLIVSFVGENYPTPGPNRLFQKAIDSGDVEVENHSLLVLSQRLAAGAYGFPFAPTRSWGGSSLAENDCYAEIDDPFGTGQKIGVVKPLIPDVTFVHGLAADTDGNIILSPPFGEGDISAFAASKGVVATVERIVSTDVVRRHAHLVKIPAYRVLSVSEAPFGCHPFAIYSPAGLGVPAYVEDFQAFAEIRAASKKPELFDQWVREWILGVDSHEDYVAKLGVDRLDALRGRASADAWMDDVSPATLKRLTEIEGHDSRELMVVEAARAVEAKVRDEGRTIVEAGVGLANLAAWLAVTKLQHEDGIPAELVAEIGLYGYMPKAGEPFIFSNRNLPTCKSMTGVEAVLGLYIAGRHNNCIAIIGAGQIDNAGNINSTQTGDGRFLLGSGGANDITSGAADTIAVTQQSRHRLVDKLPYVTSPGKNVSTLVTDLGVYEKEAGRFALTRYIPVAGQTKDETIEHIRSECGWDLVVSDRLTAAEPPRREDLLKLRLFDIRNDFLDYSAERAEGATR, from the coding sequence ATGAGCGCCCGCCCCATGGATCGCGAGGCGCTGAGGGCGATGTTCGCCGAGCCGGCGGACGGCCATTTCGGCCGCTCCAAGGTCATGCCGCTCGACGACGCCATCCGAGCGCATGTCGAGCCCGGCATGATGCTGCATTTCGCCTATTCGGAAGGCCGGCCGATGGCGGCCAGCAACGCGTTGGTCCGCGTCTTCGCGGGGCGCGATCCCGGCTTTACGATCGTCAGCGCCGGCCTCGTCGCCAACCAGGCCTCGCTGGTCACGGAGCGGATCGCCAAGCGCCTGATCGTGTCCTTCGTCGGCGAGAACTATCCCACGCCGGGTCCGAACCGCCTGTTCCAGAAGGCGATCGACAGCGGCGACGTCGAGGTCGAGAACCACTCACTGCTGGTCCTGTCGCAACGGCTCGCCGCCGGCGCCTATGGCTTTCCCTTCGCCCCCACCCGCTCGTGGGGCGGAAGCTCTCTGGCCGAAAACGACTGCTATGCCGAGATCGACGATCCTTTCGGCACGGGCCAGAAGATCGGCGTCGTCAAGCCACTCATCCCCGACGTCACCTTCGTCCACGGGCTGGCAGCCGATACCGATGGCAACATCATCCTGTCGCCGCCTTTCGGCGAGGGCGACATCTCCGCATTCGCGGCAAGCAAGGGCGTGGTGGCGACCGTGGAGCGGATCGTGTCGACGGATGTCGTGCGGCGCCACGCGCACCTGGTGAAGATCCCTGCCTACCGCGTGCTCAGCGTCTCCGAGGCGCCGTTCGGCTGTCACCCCTTTGCGATCTACTCGCCCGCTGGGCTGGGCGTGCCGGCCTATGTCGAGGATTTCCAGGCGTTCGCCGAAATCCGCGCGGCCTCAAAGAAACCCGAGCTCTTCGACCAGTGGGTGAGGGAGTGGATACTCGGCGTCGACAGCCACGAGGACTACGTCGCCAAGCTCGGCGTAGACCGTCTCGACGCTCTGCGGGGCAGGGCGTCAGCAGATGCCTGGATGGACGACGTCTCGCCCGCGACCCTGAAGCGCCTGACCGAAATCGAGGGCCATGACAGCCGCGAACTGATGGTCGTGGAGGCGGCGCGCGCTGTCGAGGCGAAGGTTCGCGACGAAGGACGCACGATCGTGGAGGCGGGCGTCGGGCTCGCCAATCTCGCCGCCTGGCTAGCGGTCACCAAGCTCCAGCACGAAGACGGCATACCGGCCGAACTCGTGGCCGAGATCGGTCTCTACGGGTATATGCCGAAGGCCGGCGAGCCCTTCATCTTCTCGAACCGAAACCTGCCCACGTGCAAGAGCATGACCGGTGTGGAGGCCGTGCTCGGGCTCTATATCGCCGGCCGCCACAACAACTGCATCGCCATCATCGGCGCCGGGCAGATCGACAATGCCGGCAACATCAACTCGACCCAGACGGGCGACGGGCGCTTCCTCCTCGGTTCGGGCGGCGCCAACGACATCACCTCCGGCGCGGCCGACACGATCGCGGTCACGCAGCAGTCGCGCCACCGGCTGGTCGACAAGCTCCCTTATGTCACCAGTCCCGGAAAGAACGTCTCCACGCTCGTCACCGACCTCGGCGTTTACGAGAAGGAAGCGGGTCGCTTCGCGCTCACCCGCTACATCCCCGTCGCTGGCCAGACGAAGGACGAGACGATCGAACACATCCGTTCGGAATGCGGCTGGGATCTGGTGGTCAGCGACCGCCTGACGGCGGCCGAGCCGCCGCGGAGGGAGGACCTTCTGAAGCTTCGTCTCTTCGACATCCGCAACGATTTTCTCGACTACAGCGCCGAGCGCGCGGAAGGAGCCACCCGATGA
- a CDS encoding AMP-binding protein, translating into MRDQWYVDALTTWADVLDRQVERHGEKTLFVFEDRTMTYAEFGAAVDRFAKGLMALGVRKDDVAAIWMTNSIDWVVCQFAIYKVGATLLPLYSYYRKSELEYALDQAHVSTLIMADRFLGKIDALAIAEETIPELRTADRGAFASAKFPALKRVILSGEGEDLPGRHSFDDVSARGDSEVSDYELLKRQNSVSPFDVMNIMYTSGTTGFPKGGMSMHVTNLTTIGQWSQMAELGPDDVILCHVPLFTNFGGLYGAALGIRNGAKVVITEQFDAAQSLRLIEEQKVTYIPGTPSMFRMMLDHPDVTQRDLSSVRGGHVAGAPLTDTTMREILEVLGAENIMQAWGLSECGGLSTVSTRHHPRDKRLKSVGKPLKSAVVRVVNSDTFEDMPAGAQGEIILGDLYPGSCVGRGYYGMPDKTAAAITEDGWFRTGDVGFFDKEGFLYITGRVDDMFTVGGFNIYPAEIENKLEQLPGVKEAFIVPVADRRLGNVPAAWIARAEGTRIDPGEIVEFCRRTMTSQKAPRRVFFYKPGDLPMTPAGKLKKKDLTARTAALVEADAGAGLVLQPETQQ; encoded by the coding sequence ATGAGAGATCAATGGTACGTCGATGCCCTCACGACCTGGGCCGATGTGCTCGATCGCCAGGTCGAGCGCCACGGCGAGAAGACGCTGTTCGTCTTCGAAGACCGGACGATGACCTATGCCGAGTTCGGCGCCGCGGTGGACCGCTTCGCCAAGGGGCTGATGGCGCTGGGCGTGCGCAAGGACGACGTGGCTGCGATCTGGATGACCAACAGCATCGACTGGGTCGTCTGCCAGTTCGCCATCTACAAGGTCGGTGCGACGCTCCTGCCGCTCTACAGCTACTACCGCAAGTCGGAACTGGAATACGCGCTCGACCAGGCGCACGTTTCGACGCTGATCATGGCCGACAGGTTCCTCGGCAAGATCGACGCGCTGGCAATCGCGGAGGAGACCATCCCCGAATTGCGAACCGCCGACCGCGGCGCCTTCGCCAGCGCCAAATTTCCTGCGTTGAAGCGGGTGATCCTGTCCGGTGAGGGCGAGGACCTGCCGGGCCGCCACAGCTTCGACGATGTCTCCGCCCGTGGCGACAGCGAGGTCTCGGACTACGAGCTTCTCAAGCGGCAGAACTCCGTCTCGCCCTTCGACGTGATGAACATCATGTACACCTCGGGAACCACCGGCTTTCCCAAGGGCGGCATGTCGATGCACGTCACGAACCTCACCACCATCGGCCAGTGGTCGCAGATGGCTGAACTCGGCCCCGACGACGTCATCCTCTGCCACGTGCCGCTGTTCACCAATTTCGGCGGCCTCTATGGCGCAGCACTCGGTATCCGCAACGGCGCCAAGGTGGTGATCACCGAGCAGTTCGACGCGGCGCAGTCGTTGCGGCTGATCGAGGAGCAGAAGGTCACCTACATCCCCGGCACGCCGAGCATGTTCCGCATGATGCTCGACCACCCGGACGTCACGCAGCGCGACCTCTCCTCCGTGCGTGGCGGCCACGTCGCCGGCGCACCGCTGACCGATACCACCATGCGCGAGATCCTCGAGGTCCTCGGCGCCGAAAACATCATGCAAGCCTGGGGCCTGAGCGAGTGCGGGGGCCTCTCGACAGTCTCCACCCGCCACCATCCGCGCGACAAGCGCCTGAAATCCGTGGGGAAGCCGCTGAAGAGTGCCGTGGTGCGGGTGGTGAACTCCGACACGTTCGAGGACATGCCCGCGGGCGCGCAGGGCGAGATCATCCTGGGCGATCTCTATCCCGGCTCCTGCGTCGGTCGCGGCTACTACGGGATGCCCGACAAGACGGCGGCGGCCATCACCGAGGACGGCTGGTTCCGCACCGGCGACGTCGGCTTCTTCGACAAGGAGGGGTTCCTCTACATCACCGGCCGGGTGGACGACATGTTCACCGTCGGCGGCTTCAACATCTATCCCGCCGAGATCGAGAACAAGCTCGAGCAGCTGCCGGGCGTGAAGGAGGCCTTCATCGTCCCGGTGGCCGACCGGCGCCTCGGCAACGTTCCGGCGGCCTGGATCGCCCGCGCGGAGGGCACCAGGATCGATCCGGGCGAGATCGTGGAGTTCTGCCGGCGGACCATGACCTCGCAGAAGGCGCCGCGCCGGGTGTTCTTCTACAAGCCTGGCGACCTGCCGATGACGCCGGCCGGAAAACTGAAGAAGAAGGACCTGACCGCCCGCACCGCCGCCCTCGTGGAGGCCGACGCCGGCGCCGGGCTCGTCCTGCAACCGGAGACGCAGCAATGA
- a CDS encoding TRAP transporter large permease, which yields MDVSLIVLLVFVALIVLLLIEVPVAFSLAASGAFGLILLRGTSVAGATLGSVPFQSSSSFTLIVVPMFILMGIFAMHGNIADDLFRLTNRLMRGVRGGVAVATVVTCAGFAAVCGSSVATAATVGRLTIGEMIRYGFNPAFAAAIVASAGTLGVLIPPSIALVLFGVITNESIGRLLIAGIVPGILSAIVMGVGILVCARLGIGFDRKTAVPVEETDTGHGSRHGGVFKLLLLFVIIVGGIYSGLITATEAAAIGAFAAFLIMLVSAMWSGTGVVSRLFASLRDSASITSMVFAIIVGASIFSYFIVSAGVPNAFAEWILGIDLPPRLLVLLLLLSLIPLGMFLDGVSILLITVPLYYPVVVTGLGYDGLWYAVLTVKMIELGLITPPVGVNVFIVANMAKGAELEKVFRSITTFIVLDLIIFAILFAFPVLVTWLPASVR from the coding sequence ATGGATGTATCCCTCATAGTCCTGCTGGTCTTCGTCGCGCTGATCGTGCTCCTCCTCATCGAGGTGCCGGTGGCGTTTTCGCTGGCGGCCAGCGGTGCCTTCGGTCTCATCCTGCTGCGCGGGACCTCGGTGGCCGGCGCGACGCTCGGAAGCGTTCCCTTCCAATCCTCGTCCTCCTTCACCCTGATCGTCGTGCCGATGTTCATCCTGATGGGCATTTTCGCCATGCACGGAAACATCGCCGACGATCTGTTCCGTCTCACCAACCGCCTGATGCGCGGGGTTCGCGGCGGTGTGGCGGTGGCGACCGTGGTCACCTGCGCCGGCTTCGCGGCCGTCTGCGGATCGAGCGTCGCGACCGCAGCTACTGTCGGCCGCCTGACCATCGGCGAGATGATCCGTTACGGCTTCAACCCCGCCTTCGCCGCCGCCATCGTCGCGTCCGCCGGTACGCTGGGCGTGCTGATTCCGCCGAGCATCGCGCTAGTGCTCTTCGGCGTGATCACCAACGAGTCCATCGGCCGGCTGCTGATCGCCGGCATCGTGCCGGGCATCCTCTCGGCGATCGTGATGGGCGTCGGCATCCTCGTCTGCGCGCGCCTCGGCATCGGCTTCGACCGCAAGACGGCCGTTCCCGTCGAAGAGACCGACACCGGGCATGGCAGTCGGCACGGCGGCGTGTTCAAGCTCCTGCTGCTCTTCGTGATCATCGTGGGAGGCATCTACTCGGGCCTCATCACGGCTACGGAAGCCGCGGCGATCGGCGCCTTCGCGGCGTTCCTCATCATGCTCGTCTCGGCGATGTGGAGCGGCACCGGCGTGGTGTCGCGATTGTTCGCCTCGCTGCGGGACAGCGCCTCGATCACGAGTATGGTCTTCGCCATCATCGTCGGGGCCAGCATCTTTTCGTACTTCATCGTCTCGGCCGGCGTACCGAACGCCTTCGCCGAGTGGATCCTCGGCATCGACCTGCCGCCGCGGCTTCTCGTGCTGCTGCTGCTCCTGTCGCTCATTCCGCTCGGGATGTTCCTGGACGGCGTGTCGATCCTCCTCATCACCGTGCCGCTCTACTATCCGGTGGTGGTGACGGGGCTCGGCTATGACGGGCTGTGGTACGCGGTGCTGACGGTCAAGATGATCGAACTGGGGTTGATCACGCCGCCGGTAGGGGTGAACGTCTTCATCGTTGCGAACATGGCGAAGGGCGCGGAACTGGAGAAGGTCTTTCGCAGCATCACCACCTTCATCGTGCTCGACCTGATCATCTTCGCGATTCTTTTCGCCTTTCCCGTGCTGGTCACCTGGCTCCCGGCCAGCGTGCGCTGA
- a CDS encoding citryl-CoA lyase, protein MSPRPQPRIETSMGTLTVDTITVRGRNLVDDLMGNIDAASLFFLEVTGRLPEEAENKLLNAMIVAIAEHGMMPSVIAARLTIFGAPESFQGAVASGLLGAGDVFVGPTSNVARILQVEAAEFEGSPAEKAEKIVDKYQQQGRRIPGLGHPHHPVDPRSEKLLAMQRELGAPRAHTDLMLAIHKAACDRRGKHLTFNAVAAVGAIASDIGIDWRAVRGIGLVARTIGLIGHVFEELNRPSAQAIWNLVEENSDYSDPQGA, encoded by the coding sequence ATGAGCCCCAGGCCGCAGCCCCGCATCGAAACCAGCATGGGCACTCTGACGGTCGACACGATCACCGTCCGGGGTCGAAACCTGGTCGACGACCTGATGGGCAATATCGACGCCGCGTCGCTGTTCTTCCTCGAAGTCACCGGTCGTCTCCCGGAAGAGGCCGAGAACAAGCTGCTCAACGCCATGATCGTCGCCATCGCCGAGCACGGCATGATGCCCAGCGTCATCGCCGCCCGGCTGACGATCTTCGGCGCGCCGGAATCCTTTCAGGGCGCGGTCGCGAGCGGGCTTCTGGGCGCCGGGGACGTCTTCGTCGGGCCGACCAGCAACGTCGCCCGTATCCTTCAGGTCGAAGCCGCGGAGTTCGAAGGCAGCCCCGCCGAAAAGGCCGAAAAGATCGTCGACAAGTACCAGCAACAGGGCAGGCGTATCCCGGGGCTGGGGCATCCGCACCATCCCGTCGACCCGCGTTCGGAGAAGCTGCTCGCCATGCAGCGCGAACTCGGCGCGCCGCGCGCTCATACCGACCTGATGCTCGCCATCCACAAGGCCGCTTGCGACCGGCGCGGCAAGCACCTGACCTTCAACGCGGTCGCCGCGGTGGGGGCCATCGCGTCCGACATCGGCATCGACTGGCGCGCGGTGCGCGGCATCGGGCTGGTCGCCCGCACCATCGGCCTGATCGGCCATGTCTTCGAGGAACTGAACCGACCGTCCGCACAGGCGATCTGGAACCTCGTCGAGGAGAATTCGGACTATTCCGATCCACAGGGCGCGTGA
- a CDS encoding amidohydrolase family protein yields MTQPMAIDYWTNIFTPDGLRKMYTENEELAPVVKWWSMDERIKGYEPDAFVRLLDECRIEKVYVPSFKMQSYKRRAPILSVEADDVRALMAACPGRVGGLFGIDISLGMGAVRQLEIAVREWGFEGAHIHCNGWGIPLNHRELYPIYAKCVELDIPVIVQSGHSAEKMPSEMTRPIHLDDVALYFEDLRIVASHTGWPWVEELIAMAWKHPNLYIGCGAHAPKYWDPKLVRFLDSRGKGKVLWGTDFPVVRHKDSMEQVAAIDLKPESRALLMRGAAEKVFKSLKPGAAK; encoded by the coding sequence ATGACCCAGCCAATGGCCATCGACTACTGGACCAACATCTTCACGCCCGACGGGCTGCGCAAGATGTACACGGAGAACGAGGAACTCGCCCCCGTCGTCAAGTGGTGGAGCATGGACGAACGCATCAAGGGTTACGAACCCGACGCATTCGTCCGGCTGCTCGACGAGTGCCGGATCGAGAAGGTCTACGTTCCGAGCTTCAAGATGCAGAGCTACAAGCGTCGCGCGCCGATCCTGTCGGTCGAGGCGGACGACGTCCGCGCGTTGATGGCGGCCTGCCCGGGTCGAGTCGGGGGGCTCTTCGGCATCGACATTTCGCTCGGGATGGGGGCCGTGCGGCAACTCGAGATCGCCGTGCGCGAATGGGGCTTCGAAGGCGCCCACATCCACTGCAACGGGTGGGGCATCCCGCTGAACCATCGCGAGCTTTATCCGATCTACGCCAAGTGCGTGGAACTCGACATTCCCGTCATCGTACAGAGCGGCCACTCGGCCGAGAAAATGCCCTCGGAGATGACTCGGCCGATCCACCTCGACGATGTAGCGCTCTACTTCGAGGACCTGCGCATCGTCGCCTCGCACACCGGCTGGCCCTGGGTGGAGGAACTGATCGCGATGGCCTGGAAGCACCCCAATCTTTACATAGGCTGCGGCGCACACGCGCCCAAATACTGGGATCCGAAGCTCGTCCGCTTCCTCGACAGCCGGGGCAAGGGAAAGGTCCTGTGGGGTACCGATTTCCCCGTCGTGCGTCACAAGGACAGCATGGAGCAGGTCGCCGCGATCGACCTGAAGCCGGAAAGCCGCGCGCTGCTGATGCGCGGCGCGGCGGAGAAGGTCTTCAAGTCCCTCAAGCCGGGGGCCGCGAAATGA
- a CDS encoding TRAP transporter small permease subunit, producing MISAAFAVLASACVMSMMVLTCLDSGMRWFTGRSVAGVQEIVEQLMVAIVFLGMAYALRRGEHVSVKIFTSALPVRAAAVLRLIGIAIMIGIVAWMTWRTGQTAWRSFLTGEVRFGLLQVPVWPARFAIPLGLAALILQALPSAADQFRQVRTGEDGPAVPAENQAF from the coding sequence ATGATCTCCGCCGCGTTCGCCGTGCTGGCGTCCGCCTGCGTCATGTCCATGATGGTGCTGACGTGCCTGGATTCGGGGATGCGCTGGTTCACCGGACGCTCGGTCGCGGGCGTGCAGGAGATTGTCGAGCAGCTGATGGTGGCGATCGTGTTCCTGGGGATGGCCTATGCGCTGCGGCGGGGGGAGCATGTCTCGGTGAAGATCTTCACCTCCGCCCTTCCCGTCCGCGCGGCGGCGGTCCTGCGCCTGATCGGTATCGCCATCATGATCGGCATCGTCGCCTGGATGACCTGGCGCACGGGCCAGACTGCGTGGCGTTCCTTCCTCACCGGCGAGGTCCGTTTCGGGCTGCTGCAGGTCCCGGTCTGGCCCGCGCGGTTCGCGATCCCGCTCGGTCTGGCGGCACTGATCCTGCAGGCTCTGCCCAGTGCCGCCGACCAGTTCCGGCAGGTACGCACCGGCGAGGACGGTCCCGCCGTGCCGGCTGAAAACCAGGCTTTCTGA